The following nucleotide sequence is from Glycine max cultivar Williams 82 chromosome 9, Glycine_max_v4.0, whole genome shotgun sequence.
TTTCAACTCGAAAAGTATGGATACCATATATAGACTGCAGGCAACCTGGACAAAGAATTGAGAAAATCTAGTCAAAGAAAAAGTATAAGATGTAACAAACATCATGTAGGTAGGTTTTAAGCACAAGCTGTGCTTTGTTATGCGTATTTAGCCAGTAATTTGTAGCCGTTCAAAACACCGTTTCTTTCATACTTTTGAATGATATAAAACTCACAATTTATAAGGAAAAATTGATGTGTTAGACTGTCAGTCTATAAcaactataaaatataaaccGTGTGCTAGAAGAACACTTCATAACtctttgcatatatatatatatatatatatatatatatatatatataagtctcaaaaaacaaaaacgtaTTAGGTAACTGAAATTAGTTTAAGCAAAACACATTAAAATAGAGGGCAAGAAAACATTATGGTATGCCTGCATCAGTACCTTGTTCAATGATAATATCAATCACCAGAGAAAGAGGTACACGCCTCTCAATTGTTACAGTCCCCCAAAATGGTATAAATGAAGGTCTTGATACCTTGACCAAGAGAGAAAGGGAATAAAAGATCATTTCGTGTATTAAAACTCATATCGCAACATCACGATCATGCAGAACAATTCATATATACCTTGTAAACTACTTCGGTACATGTAACATATAATCTGCGAGAAGACAAATCCTTTTGAAGCACATATCTCCTGATGGGCAGGTAAAGCAACATAAGAAGGCCAATTCCCCAAGCTAAAACTAGAAGTAATGATATAGCAAGCCATATGACCGTGTCATATTTAACGTAATTGCTTGCAAGCTCTTCAAAGGATGCTGAGTATAGTATCTGTTCCAAACAATCTTCCTCTTCATCATCACTTAATTCAGACCCAGAGTAGCCAAGTATCTGATCCTTCAATGATCTTGACTCCGATATGTGATCTGCTTGACCAATCAGCATCTCTTCAACCACAAACTAGTCAAGAAGAAAGGTACACAGATAATAACATTAGCTCCAAAAGAACTATAAAACCCTTTATTCCAGTGCAACTACTGCAGACATGCCTTAATCTAACCTTTCAAAGTGAAATTAGAAACCTCAGAAGGCTACCAAATTGAGATCAAATTACATTTTGCACAGGAAATGTTCATGTGAATTGAGCTGAATCATACAATGCCGGAAACTCTAAATGTCAAAACACAGCAGAATGTTCAAATGCATTTATATTTATCTCTCTCAAAATGCAAACAACTATAGTGAGTTTGTGACATGTCTTTACTATTCAGCTCCAAATAAAAGACCGAAACAACGATCTCTTTTGAAAACAGGACAAAAGAAGTGAAACAAACACCAACTTCATAAACCATTTATTTACTGTATTACATTCTCAGGAACACAAATTCCACCGGGAATCAAAATaacaaaccaaaaagaaaaacaaaattatggaTACCCATTTACTTTTAGACCctatagagagagagaagttgCCTCAGAATTTGAAGGAAATAGAACATATTGATGAAATCTAAGACAAAGGTGAAACCTTTACCTCAAGCTTCCAGAAAATGGGTTGAAATGGTTTAACGGGTATGTGAATGGGGTAGGATTTGTAGTAAAAGATTCAAGTCAAGTGGGGAAACTGTAGAAAGAGCACCAAAGGTTCAATTGAAGAGGAAAGGTTGTTGCTGCTGGTTTCCATGCAAGAGGAACAAAATAAATGCCACCAATAATTTGTGAgcattaattttaagaatttacaTTCTTAATTAATCACATATatgattattaaaataagtattataaaaaattactaataaactTACGATGTAtgagaattttataattatatgacAAGATAAGtacacttaaattaaattatcaatttatgcgAAATATAaatctcttcttccttctcgtTTGGGAAATCCTTTCTTATGGCATTTCTCTCGTGTAAAATCCAaaccttta
It contains:
- the LOC100791214 gene encoding uncharacterized protein, which translates into the protein MLIGQADHISESRSLKDQILGYSGSELSDDEEEDCLEQILYSASFEELASNYVKYDTVIWLAISLLLVLAWGIGLLMLLYLPIRRYVLQKDLSSRRLYVTCTEVVYKVSRPSFIPFWGTVTIERRVPLSLVIDIIIEQGCLQSIYGIHTFRVESIAHGKAAPVDELQVQGVSDPFVLRKMIVTEASKITQDVSTSGKHAGPSTDEENIARMPGATEGSVVLRSPSKSLKMVGSPHTSSLECRVAGGLLLNKLEEVNKSVKRLELLIEKLHASSSIN